In the genome of Thermoproteus tenax Kra 1, the window CTTATTACGTCCAGCTGAAGAGCCAACAGATCGGGACGCTCGCGGTGAGCGGCGCGCCCGCGACTGTTACAGTGTCGGGCTCTATGCCCAGCTTCCTCTCATCGCTGAATATAACTATTGGCAGCTCAACCGTCTACTTAAACGGGTCCTCTGCCGCAGTGACCCTCCAGCCCGGCGTCTACCCCGTCTATGTGTCAGTGAGGGTCCAGCCCAATGCCTCAATCGCTGGCTCAAACGCCACGCTCTATATCTCGTGTGGCTCAACGCAGATCCCCCTCCTCTTCGAGATCCCGCAGTGGGGCGACTGGGGAGTACGAGTGGATATATACTACAACCCCTCAAACCAGTGGGGCAATCAGCCGAATTGGCAGAGCTATCAATACGTAGGCACTTGGTCGGTGGGCTCCGTTTACTTCTGGCTGTCGAGTCGGCACCAGAACCCCTACGGCTTCGCCGTCTCGCGACCCCCGTATTTCTCTATTGCCGGTTTAGATGACACGGCGCCCAAGTGGGCCGCGGCGTGGCTCCCGCAGTACTCCCCTGGCAAATGGGATTTATTCGCCCTTAGATATAGAGGCGTACTCTACATCCCCTGGAGCGATGTGAACTTCGGCGTTTGGCACGACGACGGAGCCTACGTATCCATGTGTGGAGTGACTTTAAACGCGTGGTATCCAACAGCGCCCCGCTTTGATTTCGTCAAGGCTCACTGCAGTAGCAGCGACGTACCTGTAGAAATCGACTACTTCGAGGCGTACGTAGAATCCGTGTTGATCTTCGTCGTCGGGAAAGGCTCTGAAGCGTATATACCGACTATAGACGGCGCTTGGTACTGCCCTAATTTTACTTGGAAATCAGGCCCCTATAGTTATGGCCCTGGTCCGGGGTATTGTAATAGCCTCTGGTACTTCTTACCTGCCTCCAGCGGCAATGTACCGTATTTCGTAGTGGGCAAATACACGCCGGGCACTTCGGACGGCGGTGGCACGCCTGCGCCATAATATTTAAGAATCGATATTTGGGAGGCCATGAAGTTTATTTTGTTGGTTCTGGTTGGGGCAGCCCTAGTTTTTGCACAAGTCTACGTCTTCAGCGATGGCTCTGGCTATGCAGTTTTTTCACATATGGGCTTCGCTGTGTATTCCATGGATGGGCGGCTTCAGTATGTAGGAGGAGCGCCGGCCTATCCTGGGCCCACTTGTATAGCCTTCTACTCAGGAGCCGGCGTCTCGATCGTCACCCCTAGGGGCGCCCTCAGGGCCTTCTATCCGCTGAACTTCACCCCCACCCTCATCGCCTCGGACTGCAGAGCGGTGGTCGCAGTGAACCAGACCGCCGGCGTGTATATAGCCCCAGGGGTCCGGTACTCGTTCTTCCTTCCGTCTCCTCCCTACTCTGTATCTATGTTGAACGGCACTGCCTACGTGCTCGACATGGACGGCGATGTGATCGTGGCCTCCGCGTCGGGCACAGCTGTGGAGCATATAGGAGGATATCCCGCCGGGACTGTTGCGAGCCCGGACTGCGTTGTCGCCTCGGTGGTCCGAGGGGATACGCAGTACTTCTACAGAGTCGACGGAGGAGTCCCCCAGCTGCTGGCGACGAGGAGGGCCGAGGTCGGCCTCGCCTACTCCTTCGCCGTGGGGCCCGGCTGTCGTTTGGCCTACGCCGACGGTAGGAAGGAGACTGCTGTGGCTGTCGACGGGCCCTACGTCATCTACGGCACATCGACGGGCTATATAGAGGTCTACTACGGCGGACAGCTCGTCTACGAGCGGAAGGTCGGCGGGCCTGTCCTCTCGGTGTCGTCCTCGGGCTTAAACATAGCGTACGAGACGCCGGAGGGCGTCTTCCCGCTCATCCTCATCAACGAGACCGTCGTGTCGAACTGCGGCAACTGGTCCCTCTTGAGGGAGGCGGGGACTGCCTATTCTCCGCCCTCGGTCATCGAATTTGGCAACGGCACTAGGTGCGTGCTCTCCTCCAACTACACTGCGTCTGGAGTCGTCTATGCAAACTATGTGCGCCAGTACTACGTACAGCTGAGCTCCCCCCATCCGATGGCAGCTTGGCTTCCCGCCGGAGCTCAATTGCCCCAGCCGCCGTCTGTTGTGGAGGGGCTTGTGGAGTTGATCCCACTTGGGTGGCAAATAGACGGCCGCCTGCTCCAACAAACCGCCGTCGAGGGGCCCTTGGCGGCCTCCGCCGTCTACAGAGTGGTGCCCGCCGTTAACGGGACTCTCGGCAACGGCACAATGTTGCTGGTCAAAGTAGAGACGCCCACTATCGTCTGGCCGCAACAGCCCGCGTACGCCGTAGAGAGGCTCTACTACGTCACAGTCTCGCCGCCTGGGAACGTCTCGGGGGGCCCGGGCTACTATCCCGCCGGCTCCTACGTGACTATATCCGCCGGATCGCCGCAGGCGCCCCCAGGCTGCAGATACACCTTCTCTGGCTGGAGGGGCGTGAACGCGACTGCGCCCACTGCGACAGTGCTTGTGGCGGGGCCCATCTCGGCTGCGCCTGAGTTCGTTGAGGAGTGCCGCGTCCAGCTCTATACACAGTACGGCTCTGTGGTCAACGCCCCCGAGTGGGCGCCGCTGGGGGCCGTCCTAACGCCCTCCGTGGAGCCGACGGCGGTATGGGCTCCGTTCCCATTTAGGTACGTCTTCGTCGGCTGGAACATCAACGGGGCGATATCTAGGAGCTTCGCCGTCTCCGGGCCCGTGAGCGCTACGGCCGTGTGGGTCCTCGATCCGACCCCCCTATCGGCAATCGCGGCCGCCTTGGCCGCCGCAAGCATCGCAGTGTTCCTCGCGTCGAGGAGGCGCCGCCAGGGGCGCGCCGCACTGTTTAAATTCTACGCAAGATATTTATCAGTACACTATCAGTAGCCCATGAGGACGAGGGGTATCGAGCCAATAGTCGCCGCTGTGTTGTTGATAGTGTTGGCGGTCATTGGCGCTGTGTTGCTCTACCTCTGGTTCGCTGGATACGTCTCTGGGACTACCTCGCAGGCCAACCAGCTCTCGGCCTCAGAGAGGCTCAGCATAGAGGCCGCCAATCTAACTTGGACTTCAGGGAGGGGCGCCTACGCCTATCTCTATATCAGAAACATCGGCGGAGTCAACTCTACGCTGTCGACAGCCTATCTGCTCCTCCCCGGCTCCTCCAACCCGCTGTGCACTACGAACACAATTACGGTCTACGCCGGCCTCAGCACGACGGCGGGACCCAGACAGACGCCTGTTATACCGGTCGGTCAAGACAACTTGGTGTACATAAGCTTCGGGCCGGGCTGCACTGTGACCAGCGGCTACACCTACGTGGTCAAGCTTGTGACGCAGCAGGGCTCGCAGTTCGCGGTCACAGTGACCGCCAGCTGAACCCCTAATATGAATATTTTTTTCCAATGGCTCCCTCTCATCGTTTTTTCCTCCTCAGCCGCCCTTATAGCTGGCGGCTATCTCCCCTGGAGGAGGGCTGTGTTCAGAGCCAAGCTGGAGGGACAGATCCCAGAGACCCTCCGGGCCCTCGCCGACTCGGTGGCCGGAGGCATGGACCTGAGGTCCGCCTTCGAGGTTGTGGCTTCGCTGGGCCTCAGGCCGATGGCCGACGTAGCGAGGAGGATCCTCGCCCTCACGGCCGTAGGGGGCATGACTGTGGAGGAGGCATTGTGGCAAGTGGCCGAGGGGACGGGCTCGGCGAACTTCAAGAGGTTCGCGTTGATAGTGGCGGAGGCCGCCCGCAGCGGCGCCAAGTTGCCCGAGGTTTTGGGGACTGCGGCGAGGACGTTCGCCACAGTCGTCGAGTTCAGACGCGACATTGAGTCCCAGCTGAGGCCCTACGTGGCCTTGTATTACGCACTGATAGTCACGTTCGTAGTCCTCGCCGATGTCCTCGTCTACTTCCTCCTGCCGCAGTTGGCCCAACTTGCCTCTAGAGTGTCAGGCCCAGGGATAACTCCAGCGGTGATAAACAGGGAGGACGCCATAGTCGTGCTCTACTTCTCAGCGCTTGCGCAAGCTCTGATCGGCGGGCTTATAATCGGGAGGATCGTCTACTTCTCGCCGTCCGCCGGGCTGGTGCACGCGGGCATCGCCTCGGGAGCGGCCGGGCTGGCTCTGCTTCTGCCCCTATGGGCGAGGTTCTGAAGCTCCTAGAGGAGTACGAGGTCGCCCAATATGTCCACGTAATGATATATGTAGACAAACACGGCTTTAGGGCCTACAGGGCCGTGGAGCCGCCCCTTAGCGATGAGGAGCGGGAGCTTCTGTTGAGGCTTAAACGCGCGATCCAGAACGTAGGCGATGTGAAAGACGGCATATTGAAGCTCACAAGGGAGCGCAGAGAGGAATATCTGGCGCAGCTCGTGGACAGAGCCGCGCGAGAGTTCAAACTGAACGTGGAGGAGGAGAGGAGGGGGAAAATAATGTATTATCTGAGGCGTGATCTGTTGGGCTACGGCGTGTTGGATCCGCTAGTGAGAGACCCCTTCGTGGAGGATATACATTTCGACGGGCCCGGCGTGCCGATCTATGTGTGGCACAGCCGCTGGGAGTCTCTGAGGACGGACATAGTCCTAGACCTGGCCGAGGCCGACGCCTATGTCCAGAGGTTCTCCGCGCTCGTCGGAAAACCTGTGTCATACGCCGACCCCATACTCGAGGGCATGTTGCCGGAGGGCTACCGCCTAGAGTTGGTCGCGCCGCCCTCCTCGCCCAGAGGTCCCTCGTTCGTCATCAGAAAGTTCTTCGTAGAGCCGATCACCTTAATAGACTTGGTCAAAATGGGCACGATATCCGCCGAGGCTGTGGCATATCTCTGGCTCATGTTAGA includes:
- a CDS encoding archaellin/type IV pilin N-terminal domain-containing protein — its product is MRTRGIEPIVAAVLLIVLAVIGAVLLYLWFAGYVSGTTSQANQLSASERLSIEAANLTWTSGRGAYAYLYIRNIGGVNSTLSTAYLLLPGSSNPLCTTNTITVYAGLSTTAGPRQTPVIPVGQDNLVYISFGPGCTVTSGYTYVVKLVTQQGSQFAVTVTAS
- a CDS encoding type II secretion system F family protein, producing MFRAKLEGQIPETLRALADSVAGGMDLRSAFEVVASLGLRPMADVARRILALTAVGGMTVEEALWQVAEGTGSANFKRFALIVAEAARSGAKLPEVLGTAARTFATVVEFRRDIESQLRPYVALYYALIVTFVVLADVLVYFLLPQLAQLASRVSGPGITPAVINREDAIVVLYFSALAQALIGGLIIGRIVYFSPSAGLVHAGIASGAAGLALLLPLWARF
- a CDS encoding type II/IV secretion system ATPase subunit, whose protein sequence is MGEVLKLLEEYEVAQYVHVMIYVDKHGFRAYRAVEPPLSDEERELLLRLKRAIQNVGDVKDGILKLTRERREEYLAQLVDRAAREFKLNVEEERRGKIMYYLRRDLLGYGVLDPLVRDPFVEDIHFDGPGVPIYVWHSRWESLRTDIVLDLAEADAYVQRFSALVGKPVSYADPILEGMLPEGYRLELVAPPSSPRGPSFVIRKFFVEPITLIDLVKMGTISAEAVAYLWLMLDYGRNIVILGPTGAGKTTLLNALLHLIRPDAKVLTIEDTREINIVHEHWQALLTRPSRSEGVRDVSAFDLLAVAMRSRPDYVVVGEIRGEEAYVLFQAFGSGHAGATTMHAETIEDAVRRLLTRPMSVPPMLIGLAHVFVRIMRVKIGERIARRVVEIAENMGIARGGRPRLNYVFRWSPEKDSLERVGESRHLETISRVRFVPMDALLREFERRKELIGEMVKQGFSSP